The Aureispira anguillae genome contains a region encoding:
- a CDS encoding VOC family protein, with translation MKQRIAHIALVVKEYDEALQFYTEKLDFTIIEDTKLSETKRWVVIAPPGAEECCLLLAKAADKEQEKAIGNQTGGRVFLFLFTDDFWRDYQKMLDRGIHFVRPPKEEPYGRVAVFEDLYGNLWDLLEPNEQNKGVLTK, from the coding sequence ATGAAACAAAGAATAGCCCACATCGCATTAGTGGTAAAAGAGTACGACGAAGCCCTTCAGTTTTACACGGAAAAATTAGACTTCACAATTATTGAAGACACTAAATTATCAGAAACCAAAAGATGGGTAGTTATAGCGCCACCAGGTGCCGAGGAATGCTGCCTGCTTTTGGCAAAAGCTGCCGATAAGGAACAAGAAAAGGCAATTGGCAACCAAACGGGAGGGCGAGTATTTTTGTTTTTATTTACAGATGATTTTTGGAGAGATTATCAAAAAATGCTTGATCGAGGGATTCATTTTGTTCGCCCTCCAAAGGAAGAGCCCTATGGAAGAGTAGCCGTATTTGAAGATTTATATGGCAATTTGTGGGATTTGTTAGAACCGAATGAACAAAACAAAGGAGTGCTTACAAAGTAA
- a CDS encoding SDR family oxidoreductase yields the protein MSKIVVITGANSGIGKATTIELAKQGGTIVMVCRNEARGEAARQEVIKASANANVFLELCDLTAHESIRACSQNIRNKYSHIDILINNAGGIFGEHQLTVDGLEQTFGLNHMGYFLFTHYMLDLVKKGTQKRIVNVASLAHKMAPAIPWGDLQLNNVKYRQFPAYALSKLYNIYFTQFLAKKLANEETGITVNCLHPGTVYTGFGATGSKFFAKLVKIGGPLLATPENGAKTSVYLATSPDVAKVTGVYYAHRKKARITKQAKNFENARRIWSKSMELAGLDVYGVVED from the coding sequence ATGTCAAAGATAGTAGTTATTACAGGAGCCAATTCAGGAATTGGTAAAGCAACAACCATAGAACTGGCGAAACAGGGAGGGACGATTGTGATGGTTTGCCGTAATGAAGCAAGGGGAGAAGCGGCAAGACAAGAAGTAATCAAGGCCAGTGCGAATGCAAATGTATTTTTAGAGTTGTGTGATTTGACCGCTCATGAATCGATTCGAGCATGTAGCCAGAACATACGCAACAAGTACAGCCATATAGATATTCTTATTAACAATGCAGGTGGAATATTTGGAGAACACCAACTAACAGTAGATGGTTTGGAGCAGACTTTTGGGCTTAATCATATGGGATACTTTTTATTTACGCATTATATGTTAGATTTGGTAAAAAAAGGAACTCAAAAACGTATTGTTAATGTGGCTTCTTTGGCGCACAAGATGGCACCTGCTATTCCTTGGGGAGATTTGCAATTGAATAACGTTAAATATCGCCAATTTCCAGCTTATGCTTTGTCTAAATTGTACAACATTTACTTTACTCAGTTTTTGGCTAAAAAATTAGCCAACGAAGAAACGGGAATCACTGTCAATTGTTTGCATCCAGGGACTGTTTATACTGGTTTTGGAGCAACAGGAAGCAAATTTTTTGCTAAACTTGTCAAGATAGGCGGCCCTCTCTTGGCAACGCCCGAAAATGGTGCTAAAACATCTGTTTATTTAGCTACTTCTCCCGATGTGGCGAAGGTAACGGGGGTGTATTATGCCCATCGAAAAAAAGCTAGAATAACTAAACAGGCCAAAAATTTTGAAAATGCTAGGCGTATCTGGTCCAAAAGCATGGAGTTGGCTGGTCTAGATGTTTATGGCGTTGTAGAGGATTAA
- a CDS encoding DUF1963 domain-containing protein, whose translation MKEFFKINNIDVGFANHPTEETFFTKGSLNTEVLIRKGKLRISLLTPALEITDEMHNGLLNDPYYDNLRHIDYFRMVTYYDLAIEKGAYNSQIACPYNTNLTGFETYNFPEAVEFHGIIDLQEGFVHIKGELKSRSNEKKPSIPVEALKCFVPKPLLPIRELYTWEQALKANPTDVYDLSIGEGDFQTFPSKLLEFKNLEKIWIGGAAQCNFTELPDPFYGLTNLHTIQIYQSKINTISEHINQLHQLEELTIESSNLSLLPDALCDLPALTTLNLKHNKLISLPKQIGALPKLRDLNIVGNNFKALPKSLANIYAVNADRKHRKLFMDLSYKSKNPTAIDSSLYDWSNYPAQKALLEKSILAIPELEEFKNLIVDYSTMATFLILNKEEKEIPIGRSKVGGSPDLPKNWVHPANKNGLLYLFHAQINCEEIAPFQKYLPRKGMLYFFVNDEEYAERPIVLYAADNQNLVPSIYTEDTAFIDSDFDCDFRTAVAVTFQNYLSLPNFYNAYYYGAERYPNYATFWDAPDNDEKIEQLEDYIEALKSSIDWSLGAEQGATATRTHSIHSSVFTQHESPQEQAANKFGGEPSEWLVLLNMESVDEFNFWDAGTLTYCIHKKDLAINDFSKISVSIESS comes from the coding sequence ATGAAAGAATTTTTTAAAATAAACAACATTGATGTTGGATTTGCCAACCACCCAACAGAAGAAACCTTTTTCACCAAAGGTTCTTTAAATACAGAGGTTCTCATTCGAAAAGGAAAACTGCGCATAAGCCTACTGACACCTGCCTTAGAAATTACTGATGAAATGCACAATGGGTTATTAAATGACCCTTATTACGATAACTTAAGGCATATTGACTATTTCAGGATGGTTACGTATTATGACTTAGCCATTGAAAAGGGAGCATACAACAGTCAGATTGCTTGTCCTTATAATACGAATTTAACGGGATTTGAAACCTATAATTTTCCTGAAGCGGTCGAATTTCATGGCATTATCGATTTGCAAGAAGGTTTTGTACACATAAAAGGGGAATTAAAGAGCAGATCCAATGAGAAGAAACCCAGCATACCCGTTGAGGCTTTAAAATGTTTTGTGCCTAAGCCATTACTTCCTATAAGAGAGTTGTACACTTGGGAACAAGCACTAAAAGCCAATCCAACAGATGTTTATGATTTAAGTATTGGTGAAGGAGATTTTCAAACTTTTCCATCCAAGCTATTAGAATTTAAAAACTTAGAAAAAATATGGATCGGTGGTGCTGCTCAATGTAATTTTACGGAACTCCCCGATCCCTTTTATGGGCTTACCAATTTACATACCATCCAAATTTACCAGAGCAAAATCAATACAATTTCTGAACACATCAATCAATTGCATCAATTAGAAGAATTAACCATTGAGTCCAGTAATTTAAGCCTTCTTCCTGATGCCTTGTGTGATTTACCTGCGTTGACAACATTAAATTTAAAACACAATAAGCTAATTAGTTTACCAAAGCAAATTGGCGCTTTACCAAAGCTAAGAGACTTAAATATTGTTGGTAATAACTTTAAAGCATTACCCAAATCTCTGGCTAATATTTATGCTGTTAATGCCGACAGAAAGCATAGAAAATTATTTATGGATTTAAGCTATAAAAGTAAAAACCCAACTGCTATTGATTCCTCGCTTTACGACTGGTCCAACTATCCAGCACAAAAAGCATTGTTGGAAAAATCAATATTGGCGATTCCTGAATTGGAGGAATTCAAGAATCTAATTGTTGATTACAGTACGATGGCTACTTTTTTGATCTTAAACAAAGAAGAAAAAGAGATTCCTATTGGGCGTTCAAAAGTAGGTGGCAGCCCTGATTTGCCTAAAAATTGGGTACACCCTGCCAATAAAAATGGGTTGTTATATTTATTCCACGCCCAAATAAATTGTGAAGAAATCGCACCTTTTCAAAAATACCTGCCTAGAAAAGGAATGCTTTATTTCTTTGTCAATGACGAAGAATATGCAGAGCGCCCTATTGTATTGTACGCAGCAGATAATCAAAACTTAGTTCCTTCTATTTACACCGAAGACACAGCCTTTATCGATAGTGATTTTGATTGCGATTTTAGAACTGCCGTTGCTGTTACTTTTCAAAATTATCTTTCTCTGCCTAATTTTTACAATGCTTACTATTATGGCGCCGAACGCTACCCTAACTATGCTACGTTTTGGGATGCTCCCGACAATGATGAAAAAATTGAACAACTAGAGGACTACATCGAAGCACTTAAAAGTTCAATAGATTGGTCTTTGGGTGCTGAACAAGGAGCAACAGCAACACGCACACACAGTATCCACAGTTCGGTATTTACGCAACACGAATCTCCACAAGAACAAGCTGCTAATAAATTTGGTGGGGAGCCTTCAGAATGGTTGGTTTTACTAAATATGGAAAGCGTCGATGAGTTTAATTTCTGGGATGCGGGAACCTTAACCTATTGCATTCATAAAAAGGATCTAGCCATAAACGATTTTTCAAAAATCAGTGTTAGTATAGAGAGCAGCTAA
- a CDS encoding DUF4442 domain-containing protein, with protein MNKLSKIVRNIYRLPKFMQTTALSYSIGNVVKFIGTAGILFEKMSHQEVILSLKNKPKIQNHIGQVHAAATALLAETATGMVVGMNLPDHKIPLMKNMSISYIKRSQGAQTAIATLNEEMIQLITVEDKGEILVPVTVTDSVGTEVIKAEMLWAWIPKSKT; from the coding sequence ATGAATAAATTAAGCAAAATCGTTCGCAATATATACCGACTTCCCAAGTTTATGCAAACCACGGCTCTTTCTTATAGCATTGGAAATGTGGTAAAATTTATAGGCACAGCAGGTATCCTTTTCGAAAAAATGAGCCACCAAGAGGTCATTTTATCCCTAAAAAACAAACCCAAAATCCAAAATCACATTGGGCAGGTTCACGCTGCCGCAACTGCTCTACTGGCAGAAACAGCAACAGGTATGGTCGTAGGCATGAATTTGCCAGACCATAAGATTCCTTTGATGAAAAATATGTCGATTAGTTATATCAAACGCAGCCAAGGAGCTCAAACGGCTATAGCTACACTAAATGAAGAAATGATCCAACTGATAACGGTTGAGGACAAAGGTGAAATATTAGTACCTGTAACCGTTACCGATTCTGTAGGAACAGAAGTCATCAAAGCCGAAATGCTTTGGGCTTGGATTCCAAAATCCAAAACATAG
- a CDS encoding methyltransferase family protein, producing the protein MKRVIPPFLFVLCILLMIGLNFLSPTPKLLKPPINYFGILLLLLGLVMTAKVRKLFDDVDTEIHTFKKPKKLVTDGLFKISRNPIYLGFSISLIGVWMLLGNQTSIIGIFLFILISNFWYIPHEENRMEKEFGIDYKKYKSKVRRWI; encoded by the coding sequence ATGAAAAGAGTAATTCCACCATTTTTGTTTGTCCTTTGTATTCTACTTATGATTGGATTAAATTTTTTAAGTCCAACACCAAAACTATTAAAACCACCCATTAATTACTTCGGTATCTTACTACTTCTTTTGGGCCTTGTAATGACCGCTAAAGTCAGAAAATTATTTGACGATGTAGATACGGAAATCCATACCTTTAAAAAACCCAAAAAATTAGTTACAGATGGCTTATTCAAAATTAGTAGAAATCCTATCTATTTGGGATTTTCAATTTCATTAATTGGCGTGTGGATGCTGCTAGGAAATCAGACATCAATAATCGGAATCTTTTTATTTATCTTAATTTCAAATTTTTGGTACATTCCTCATGAAGAAAATAGAATGGAAAAAGAATTTGGAATCGACTATAAAAAGTATAAATCAAAAGTGCGAAGGTGGATTTAA
- a CDS encoding HD family phosphohydrolase, whose amino-acid sequence MSLKIIQNSIHTIPHIVRLILLGTLVLFVSLFFPTNLDFDYDFEQGKRWKHHDLKAPFDFPIKKTSQEISEERTKIANQIVPYYRWDKDLIKDQKERFKSIFHQAWTIYEPTDSLALMDSVAYIQFGFDVLDHVYHKRLIELQSEHAEQEDIFVFELLDGNVDLGEHTTADVLTNKAAMQFLVDTLYSVEEALTESKFLFDILEEIIAIPNVVFDSIVTAKSRQAAFNSISPYRGMVKAGDPIITKDRLIDSVTYFKLISYKKKYNQEINQNKNSLLIYLGYLALTIALIGIFAFFVQFYSPQVFYNIRHLSLVLLMIAGYAYLAYIVNGIYILDLYVIPFCIIPIIIINFFNAQLALFTHVIIVLLVSMLLSLDYHFILIQILVGMVAVVSKLKTRHLSDFFVSLLYIGIAYGAGFLSLEIIHAGTVFPIVSANGTVIEEGVRWHMLGWILFNVFLTLLSYPLIPLLEKFFGLTSDITLVELGDMDHPLLKELSIRAPGTLQHSLQVANLSEAAVKAIGANSLLVKVAALYHDIGKMSNPHYYIENQNDQNPHDNLTCLESAKMIINHVTEGVRLAKKHRLPTVLIDFILTHHGTTRVEFFYRTYQKENPDLEIDPADFTYPGPKPSTKEQAILMMADSLEAASKSLKSPTEEDINDLVDNIIRGKITMGQLENTNLSFRELETVKVVFKKLLKSMNHVRIAYPNDDKHKNNT is encoded by the coding sequence ATGAGTCTAAAGATAATACAAAACTCAATACATACAATTCCGCATATTGTTCGGTTAATTTTGTTGGGAACACTGGTCTTATTTGTCAGTCTTTTTTTTCCAACCAACCTCGATTTTGACTATGATTTTGAGCAGGGGAAGCGTTGGAAGCATCACGATTTAAAAGCTCCTTTTGATTTTCCGATCAAGAAAACAAGCCAAGAAATTAGCGAAGAGAGAACCAAAATTGCCAATCAAATTGTGCCCTACTATCGATGGGATAAAGACCTTATAAAGGACCAAAAAGAGCGATTTAAAAGCATTTTTCACCAGGCGTGGACGATTTACGAGCCTACGGATTCTTTAGCATTGATGGATTCTGTTGCCTATATTCAATTTGGGTTCGATGTTTTGGATCATGTGTACCATAAGCGGTTGATTGAACTACAATCTGAACATGCAGAACAAGAAGATATTTTTGTATTTGAATTGTTAGATGGAAACGTCGATCTAGGAGAGCACACAACTGCTGATGTTCTAACCAACAAAGCTGCAATGCAGTTTTTGGTCGATACGCTTTATAGCGTAGAAGAAGCATTGACAGAATCAAAATTTTTATTTGATATACTCGAAGAGATAATAGCTATTCCCAACGTTGTTTTTGATAGCATTGTTACGGCAAAAAGTAGGCAAGCTGCGTTTAATAGTATTTCTCCTTATAGGGGAATGGTGAAGGCAGGCGACCCCATTATAACCAAAGATCGATTAATTGATTCGGTTACTTATTTTAAATTGATTTCTTATAAAAAAAAGTACAATCAAGAAATCAACCAAAATAAAAATAGCTTACTCATTTATTTAGGATATTTGGCCTTAACGATTGCGTTGATTGGTATTTTTGCCTTTTTTGTGCAATTTTACTCGCCACAAGTTTTTTATAATATACGGCATTTGTCGTTGGTTTTGTTAATGATTGCTGGTTATGCGTATTTGGCCTATATTGTAAATGGAATTTATATTTTGGATTTATACGTCATTCCTTTTTGCATCATTCCAATTATTATCATTAATTTTTTTAACGCACAGTTGGCTCTATTTACTCATGTCATTATCGTACTATTGGTAAGTATGCTATTGTCGTTAGATTATCATTTTATACTAATTCAGATTTTGGTTGGAATGGTAGCTGTAGTGAGCAAACTAAAGACAAGGCATTTGTCGGATTTTTTTGTTTCTCTACTGTATATCGGAATTGCCTATGGTGCGGGATTTTTGAGCTTAGAAATCATACATGCAGGAACCGTTTTTCCAATTGTCTCTGCTAATGGAACCGTCATCGAAGAAGGGGTTCGTTGGCACATGTTGGGCTGGATTTTATTTAATGTCTTTTTGACCTTATTGTCTTATCCTTTAATTCCCTTGTTGGAGAAATTTTTTGGACTAACCTCTGATATTACCTTGGTCGAATTAGGAGACATGGACCATCCTCTATTAAAAGAATTGTCAATCAGAGCACCAGGAACACTACAGCATTCTCTACAAGTAGCCAATTTATCAGAAGCAGCGGTTAAGGCCATTGGTGCCAATTCTTTATTGGTCAAAGTGGCTGCATTGTATCACGATATTGGAAAAATGTCTAATCCTCATTATTATATTGAGAACCAAAATGATCAAAACCCTCACGATAATTTAACCTGTTTGGAAAGTGCCAAAATGATTATTAATCATGTAACAGAAGGGGTTAGGTTGGCAAAAAAACATAGATTACCTACGGTATTAATTGACTTTATCTTGACGCATCATGGTACAACCAGAGTTGAATTCTTTTACCGTACCTATCAAAAAGAAAATCCTGATTTAGAAATTGACCCTGCTGACTTTACCTATCCTGGTCCCAAGCCAAGTACGAAGGAACAAGCTATTTTGATGATGGCAGATTCATTAGAGGCAGCCTCCAAAAGTCTAAAGTCGCCAACCGAAGAAGATATTAATGATTTAGTAGACAATATCATTAGAGGAAAGATTACAATGGGGCAATTGGAGAATACTAACTTGTCATTTCGAGAGCTAGAAACAGTTAAAGTAGTTTTCAAAAAATTGTTAAAAAGTATGAATCATGTACGAATTGCTTATCCTAATGATGATAAGCACAAAAATAATACCTGA
- a CDS encoding Crp/Fnr family transcriptional regulator — translation MATIQKLIEELERYGKTKKFKLNDTFIREGQIPNKIGIVKKGLFRYYYLTSEGKEFTKVFMKEGAIISSYSSMILGTKSIYTIEALEASNVIEISYHQWVKLREEDNKWDKLLISFLEKGYRTKEKREQTFLLMDAEHRYKEFLLEYPNLEQRVKQYMVASYLGITPIALSRIRKKMKRINLC, via the coding sequence ATGGCTACCATTCAAAAACTTATTGAAGAATTAGAACGTTATGGAAAAACCAAAAAATTCAAGCTCAATGATACCTTTATACGAGAAGGTCAAATCCCTAACAAAATAGGAATTGTAAAAAAAGGGCTATTCAGATATTATTACCTTACTTCTGAAGGAAAAGAATTTACAAAAGTTTTTATGAAGGAGGGAGCTATTATTTCTTCCTATTCCTCTATGATTTTAGGGACAAAATCAATCTATACTATAGAAGCGCTCGAAGCGTCTAACGTCATTGAAATAAGTTATCACCAATGGGTAAAACTAAGGGAAGAAGACAACAAGTGGGATAAGTTATTAATTTCATTTCTCGAAAAAGGGTATAGAACCAAGGAAAAAAGAGAGCAAACATTTTTACTGATGGATGCTGAGCACAGATACAAAGAGTTTCTCTTGGAATATCCAAATTTAGAGCAGCGAGTAAAACAATATATGGTTGCGTCCTATCTTGGTATAACTCCTATTGCATTAAGTAGGATACGAAAAAAAATGAAGCGGATAAACCTATGTTAA
- a CDS encoding DUF1572 domain-containing protein gives MVEEYLNNIRTQFKSYKAVADKTISQLSEQDLYWKYNEESNDIACIIVHMSENMLSRWTNFFESDGEKSWRNRDNEFLAQQLSYAELIEKWEEGWNCLFAALDSMNESNFNTPIIIRNKKVKLIQSITRQIAHYPYHIGQITYIGKMILNDKWDSPSIPRGKSNEYIQKEFKKNLLDK, from the coding sequence ATGGTTGAAGAATATTTAAATAACATTAGAACACAATTCAAATCTTACAAAGCCGTTGCTGATAAAACAATTTCGCAATTATCAGAACAAGATTTATATTGGAAATACAACGAGGAAAGCAATGATATCGCTTGCATAATTGTACATATGTCCGAAAATATGCTGTCTAGATGGACTAATTTTTTTGAAAGTGATGGGGAAAAAAGCTGGAGAAATAGGGACAATGAATTTTTAGCGCAGCAGTTAAGCTATGCCGAATTAATTGAAAAATGGGAAGAAGGCTGGAATTGCCTTTTTGCTGCTCTAGATTCAATGAACGAAAGCAATTTTAATACTCCTATCATCATAAGAAACAAAAAAGTAAAGTTAATACAGAGCATCACTCGACAAATTGCACATTATCCTTATCATATAGGACAAATTACCTATATCGGAAAAATGATATTAAACGACAAATGGGATTCTCCATCCATCCCTAGAGGAAAATCAAATGAATATATTCAAAAAGAATTCAAAAAAAATCTGTTGGATAAGTAA